A single region of the Pararhodospirillum photometricum DSM 122 genome encodes:
- a CDS encoding methyl-accepting chemotaxis protein — MAEKIKYFGDFAVTMQKETTEVIKATEGNAITLMNDLGEVENGLRRLLNYIADTGSRDRVADIIDRTEAQLSRSHTLIDEFARERQQDMLSAQSRIEEVSRVASVLASAVDAVRNIAHQTRMLALNAMIEAVRAGESGKGFAVVAGEVRALSQQSDQAAKAIGDGINDLEHVISTSLKSIVSDRVSKEEEGFAVISEAVNELTQNLQILISHQSDTLTKVSQENERLSEPILKMIGSIQFQDVVKCRLEGLSACFLEISQGIETTIVEMANPSHTSLEAVNALYRRRIDAMVKQALTKLNSNNQSETNTTVELF, encoded by the coding sequence TTGGCAGAGAAAATCAAGTATTTCGGCGACTTTGCCGTAACCATGCAAAAAGAAACAACCGAAGTCATCAAGGCGACAGAAGGGAATGCCATCACCCTAATGAATGACCTTGGTGAAGTTGAAAATGGATTGAGGCGCCTCCTGAACTATATTGCCGACACCGGCTCCCGCGACAGGGTCGCTGACATTATTGACAGAACTGAAGCGCAACTTTCCAGAAGCCATACCTTGATTGATGAATTTGCCCGGGAACGCCAGCAAGATATGCTTTCCGCTCAGTCGCGCATTGAGGAAGTGAGCCGGGTTGCCTCGGTTCTCGCCTCGGCCGTTGACGCAGTCCGCAACATCGCCCATCAGACTCGGATGCTCGCCCTCAATGCCATGATCGAAGCGGTGCGCGCGGGAGAATCAGGCAAGGGCTTTGCGGTTGTTGCCGGAGAGGTACGCGCTCTCTCGCAGCAATCCGATCAGGCCGCCAAGGCCATCGGCGACGGAATCAACGATCTTGAGCACGTGATCAGCACAAGCCTGAAGTCTATCGTGAGCGACCGCGTGTCCAAAGAGGAAGAGGGGTTTGCCGTCATCTCGGAAGCGGTCAATGAACTGACGCAAAACCTCCAGATCCTCATCAGCCATCAAAGCGATACCTTGACCAAGGTCTCTCAGGAGAACGAACGCCTGTCCGAGCCCATCCTCAAAATGATCGGCTCCATCCAGTTCCAAGACGTGGTCAAATGCCGTCTTGAGGGCTTATCAGCCTGTTTTCTTGAGATTTCCCAGGGGATCGAGACGACCATTGTTGAAATGGCCAATCCGTCCCACACCAGCCTTGAGGCGGTGAACGCCCTTTATCGGCGCCGGATCGACGCCATGGTCAAGCAGGCCCTCACCAAACTCAACTCAAACAATCAAAGCGAAACCAACACGACGGTTGAGCTTTTTTAG
- a CDS encoding response regulator: MAERTRRAIIAEDNSILRELIAKALEWSGPWEIVKTIDGAEVLSALASGRKTDLVILDWKMEGLDGLECARRIRQGEKGIDRTIPLVLVTSAGEELTEDMIREAGVTLLLRKPFTLIKLQSAIRQIIP, translated from the coding sequence ATGGCGGAGAGAACGAGACGCGCCATCATTGCTGAGGACAATTCCATTTTGCGAGAGCTTATTGCCAAAGCCTTGGAATGGAGCGGCCCCTGGGAGATCGTTAAAACCATCGACGGCGCCGAGGTTCTCTCGGCTTTAGCGTCGGGCCGCAAAACAGATCTCGTTATTTTGGATTGGAAGATGGAAGGCCTTGATGGCCTTGAGTGCGCCCGTCGCATTCGCCAGGGCGAAAAGGGCATCGACCGGACCATTCCGTTGGTTCTTGTGACGTCGGCCGGCGAAGAATTGACAGAAGACATGATCCGGGAGGCCGGCGTTACTCTGCTCCTACGAAAGCCCTTTACCCTGATCAAGCTTCAAAGCGCCATTCGCCAGATTATTCCGTAG
- a CDS encoding ABC transporter ATP-binding protein has translation MSEFALRLEDVRREFSQGRETLVVLDGADLSVRPGEIVALVGPSGAGKSTLLHLCGLLERPSSGRVIVGGVDCSTLADDRRTRLRREHLGFVYQYHHLLPEFSALENVVIPQMIAGVRRKAAAERALSLLGALGLAERVAHRPGQLSGGEQQRVAIARALANRPALLLADEPTGNLDPHTAERVFAALLERVRGEGLAALVATHNPDLARRMDRCVTLREGKIVTL, from the coding sequence ATGAGTGAGTTCGCCTTGCGTCTTGAGGACGTGCGCCGAGAGTTCTCGCAGGGGCGGGAAACCCTGGTGGTCCTTGATGGCGCCGATCTGTCGGTCCGTCCCGGCGAGATCGTCGCCCTGGTCGGGCCGTCGGGGGCGGGCAAGTCCACCTTGCTGCACCTGTGCGGTCTGCTGGAGCGGCCGTCATCGGGGCGGGTCATCGTGGGGGGCGTCGATTGCTCGACCCTGGCCGACGACCGTCGCACCCGTCTGCGGCGCGAACATCTGGGCTTTGTGTACCAGTACCACCACCTCCTGCCCGAGTTTTCCGCTCTGGAGAACGTGGTGATCCCTCAGATGATCGCCGGGGTTAGGCGCAAGGCCGCCGCCGAGCGGGCCCTGAGTTTGCTGGGCGCTCTGGGGTTGGCCGAGCGGGTCGCCCACCGCCCGGGCCAGCTTTCGGGCGGCGAACAGCAGCGTGTCGCCATCGCCCGCGCCCTGGCCAACCGCCCCGCGCTCTTGCTGGCCGATGAGCCCACCGGGAACCTGGATCCCCACACCGCCGAGCGCGTGTTTGCCGCTTTGCTGGAGCGGGTGCGCGGCGAAGGGCTGGCGGCGCTGGTCGCCACCCATAACCCGGATCTGGCCCGGCGCATGGACCGCTGCGTGACTTTGCGTGAGGGGAAGATCGTGACGCTGTAG
- a CDS encoding lipoprotein-releasing ABC transporter permease subunit, which produces MIFNSFERLMAGRYLRARRKEGFVSVIAGFSLAGIALGVATLIIVMAVMNGFREDLMSRIFGLNGHLSVFGPTEVLTDYDRLTQAVRTVPGVETVTPTVEGQVMLSANGVSLGGLVRGARSEDLKARHVLSRALVAGSLDDLEGQDAIMIGSRLASRFNLVVGDKLTLISPRGKITAFGSVPSIRAYTVRAIFSVGMSEYDSSFVFLPLEAAQTYFQVPANGVHHLEVEVSEPERVGAVTQALVELGAKQGLSLRLRDWRETNATFFNALQVERNVMFLILTLIILVAAFNIISGLIMLVKDKGRDIAILRTMGASRGAIMRIFFLAGASVGTLGTGIGLLLGVLFCENIEAIRQGLQSLLGVELFSAEVYFLATMPARMEGHEVMQVVGLALGLSFAATLYPAWRAARTDPVEALRHE; this is translated from the coding sequence ATGATTTTCAACAGCTTTGAACGCCTGATGGCGGGGCGTTACTTGCGGGCGCGTCGCAAGGAGGGCTTCGTCTCGGTGATCGCCGGCTTTTCCCTGGCCGGAATTGCCTTGGGGGTCGCGACCTTGATCATCGTCATGGCCGTGATGAATGGGTTTCGCGAAGATCTGATGTCGCGCATCTTTGGCTTGAATGGGCATCTCAGCGTGTTCGGGCCGACCGAGGTGCTGACCGACTACGACCGACTGACCCAGGCCGTGCGCACCGTGCCGGGTGTGGAGACCGTCACCCCGACCGTCGAGGGACAGGTGATGCTCTCGGCCAACGGCGTGTCATTGGGCGGACTGGTGCGAGGTGCGAGGTCTGAGGACCTGAAAGCGCGGCACGTGTTGTCGCGAGCGCTGGTCGCCGGGTCGCTGGATGATCTGGAGGGGCAAGACGCCATCATGATTGGCAGCCGGCTGGCCAGCCGCTTCAATCTGGTGGTGGGTGACAAGCTGACCTTGATTTCGCCCCGTGGCAAGATCACCGCCTTCGGCTCGGTGCCGTCGATTCGGGCTTACACGGTACGGGCGATTTTTTCGGTGGGGATGAGCGAATACGATAGCAGCTTTGTCTTTTTGCCGCTGGAAGCCGCTCAAACCTACTTCCAGGTTCCTGCCAACGGGGTTCACCATCTCGAGGTGGAAGTCAGCGAGCCTGAGCGGGTCGGGGCCGTTACCCAGGCCCTGGTCGAGCTGGGCGCCAAGCAGGGCCTTTCCTTGCGGCTGCGCGACTGGCGCGAAACGAACGCCACGTTCTTTAACGCGCTTCAGGTCGAGCGCAACGTGATGTTCCTGATCCTGACGCTGATCATCTTGGTGGCCGCCTTCAACATCATCAGTGGACTGATCATGCTGGTGAAGGACAAAGGGCGGGATATTGCGATCTTGCGCACCATGGGGGCGTCGCGCGGAGCGATCATGCGGATCTTTTTCCTGGCCGGGGCTAGTGTCGGGACCCTGGGAACGGGGATCGGTCTCCTTCTGGGGGTCTTGTTCTGCGAAAACATCGAGGCCATCCGTCAGGGGCTGCAAAGCCTTCTGGGGGTCGAGCTATTTAGCGCCGAGGTCTATTTCCTGGCGACCATGCCGGCGCGCATGGAGGGACACGAGGTGATGCAGGTGGTGGGCTTGGCCCTCGGCCTGTCTTTTGCCGCCACTCTTTATCCCGCGTGGCGTGCCGCGCGGACCGATCCCGTGGAGGCCCTGCGTCATGAGTGA
- a CDS encoding DJ-1/PfpI family protein, with the protein MDVVILVYDGLTPLEAIGPFDILGKLPKARVRVVGLESGLVHSRGGTLGLRASAALEDVHSAEILVVPGGAAADNLAHDPTLGAWLRRVVPTARAVLGVSTGSLILAGAGLLQGVEATTHWRALDLLAGFGAKVVRRRIVTSGTLTTTVGAAAGMDAALAIADQVAGRDVALAIAQLLGYDPEPALAPGDLFKAPDARLHLARTGLEHP; encoded by the coding sequence ATGGACGTGGTCATCCTGGTGTACGACGGTCTGACACCGCTCGAAGCGATTGGGCCGTTTGATATTCTGGGCAAACTGCCCAAGGCGCGGGTGCGGGTGGTCGGGCTGGAGTCTGGCCTTGTTCATTCGCGCGGGGGCACGTTAGGGCTGCGGGCCTCCGCTGCCCTGGAGGATGTGCACAGTGCCGAGATCCTGGTGGTGCCCGGCGGCGCGGCAGCCGACAATCTGGCCCACGATCCCACCTTGGGGGCGTGGCTGCGCCGCGTGGTGCCCACGGCTCGGGCGGTGCTCGGGGTTTCCACCGGCTCCTTGATTCTGGCCGGGGCCGGGCTGTTGCAGGGCGTGGAAGCCACCACCCACTGGCGGGCGCTGGATCTGCTGGCCGGGTTTGGCGCAAAAGTGGTGCGGCGGCGGATCGTGACCAGCGGCACCCTCACCACCACGGTGGGGGCGGCGGCCGGCATGGACGCGGCGCTGGCGATCGCCGATCAGGTGGCCGGGCGCGACGTGGCCCTGGCCATTGCCCAGTTGCTGGGTTACGACCCCGAGCCGGCCCTCGCGCCCGGGGATCTGTTCAAGGCGCCGGACGCCCGCCTCCATTTGGCGCGTACCGGACTGGAGCATCCATGA
- the proS gene encoding proline--tRNA ligase has product MRLSRYFLPTLKETPSEAEIVSHRLMLRAGLIRQHASGIYSWLPLGLRVLRAIEQVVREEQDAAGAQEILMPTIQSAELWRESGRYDDYGKEMLRIVDRHERDMLYGPTHEEVVTDIFRKNIKSYKDLPKNLYQIHWKFRDEVRPRFGVMRGREFLMKDAYSFDLDAEAARRAYYRMFVAYLRTFRRLGLKAIPMAADTGPIGGKLSHEFIILADTGESAVFCHRALLDKDVPANVDYDGALEPIFDEWTSLYAATDEKHGPDHGVPEGELISARGIEVGHIFSFGTKYSTPMGATVTAQDGSTVPVYMGSYGIGVSRLVGAIIEASHDDAGIIWPDSVAPFQVGLINLKVGDAETDAVVADLEARLRAAGVSVLFDDTDDRPGAKFATMDLIGLPWQVIVGPKGVARGVVELKRRATGEREELSVESALARLSGR; this is encoded by the coding sequence ATGCGCCTGTCCCGTTATTTTTTGCCGACCCTGAAGGAAACGCCCTCCGAGGCCGAGATCGTCTCGCACCGTTTGATGCTGCGGGCTGGACTGATCCGTCAGCACGCCTCGGGCATTTACAGCTGGCTGCCCTTGGGGTTGCGGGTTCTGCGGGCCATTGAGCAGGTGGTGCGCGAGGAGCAGGACGCCGCCGGCGCCCAGGAAATCCTCATGCCCACCATTCAGTCGGCGGAGCTGTGGCGCGAGAGCGGCCGCTATGACGACTATGGTAAGGAAATGCTGCGCATCGTCGATCGCCACGAGCGCGACATGCTCTATGGTCCCACCCACGAAGAGGTGGTCACCGACATTTTCCGCAAGAACATCAAGAGCTACAAGGATCTGCCCAAGAACCTCTACCAGATCCACTGGAAGTTCCGCGACGAGGTGCGTCCGCGCTTTGGCGTGATGCGTGGTCGCGAGTTCCTGATGAAGGACGCCTATTCCTTCGATCTCGACGCCGAGGCGGCGCGGCGGGCCTATTACCGCATGTTCGTTGCCTACCTGCGCACCTTCCGCCGCCTGGGTCTCAAGGCCATCCCCATGGCCGCCGACACCGGCCCGATCGGTGGCAAGTTGAGCCACGAGTTCATCATTCTGGCCGACACCGGCGAAAGCGCCGTGTTCTGCCATCGTGCCTTGCTCGACAAGGACGTGCCGGCCAACGTCGATTATGACGGCGCCCTGGAGCCCATCTTCGACGAGTGGACCAGCCTCTACGCCGCCACCGACGAAAAGCACGGCCCCGACCACGGCGTGCCCGAGGGCGAATTGATCAGCGCTCGTGGCATTGAGGTGGGCCACATCTTTTCCTTCGGTACCAAGTACTCGACGCCCATGGGCGCCACAGTCACGGCTCAAGATGGCTCGACCGTGCCGGTCTACATGGGCTCTTACGGCATTGGCGTGTCGCGTCTGGTGGGCGCCATCATTGAGGCCAGCCACGACGATGCCGGCATCATTTGGCCCGACAGCGTGGCGCCCTTCCAGGTGGGCCTCATCAACCTGAAGGTTGGGGATGCCGAGACCGATGCGGTGGTGGCCGATCTTGAGGCCCGTCTGCGCGCCGCTGGGGTGTCGGTGTTGTTCGACGATACCGACGACCGTCCCGGCGCCAAGTTCGCCACCATGGACCTGATCGGCCTGCCCTGGCAGGTCATCGTCGGGCCCAAGGGCGTGGCGCGCGGGGTTGTCGAGTTGAAGCGCCGCGCCACCGGCGAGCGCGAGGAGTTGTCGGTCGAGAGCGCGTTGGCTCGCCTGTCGGGGCGCTAA
- a CDS encoding flagellar hook-length control protein FliK gives MDQVKVNISKALDRGMDQVSVQLTPKTLGRIDVKMDIGSGGEVQVSVLADNQQTLDLLRSDQRGLERALQEAGLKADSGSIDFGLRGGSGQENLNQDGASSGLGQASRGTDTSETETLLGDDPLRAAQAAARGGVDIRV, from the coding sequence ATGGATCAGGTGAAGGTCAACATCAGCAAGGCTCTTGATCGGGGCATGGATCAGGTCTCGGTCCAGTTGACCCCCAAAACCCTGGGTCGAATCGACGTCAAGATGGACATTGGCTCGGGCGGCGAGGTCCAGGTCAGTGTTCTTGCCGATAACCAGCAGACCCTGGATTTGCTGCGAAGCGACCAGCGCGGCCTGGAGCGCGCCTTGCAAGAGGCCGGTCTGAAAGCCGATAGCGGATCCATCGATTTTGGCCTGCGGGGCGGCTCCGGTCAGGAAAATCTCAACCAGGATGGGGCATCTTCCGGTCTGGGACAGGCCTCGCGCGGCACTGACACCAGCGAGACCGAGACCCTGCTGGGCGACGATCCTTTACGAGCTGCCCAGGCGGCGGCTCGGGGCGGCGTGGACATTCGGGTCTAG
- a CDS encoding GNAT family protein produces the protein MPKTPRTAPPPSPNVWSDDRTLDPGARPPQGPLTGRPGRLTDMPFLLRQEERPEVVSLVPSWPKDRHWRAMSDPDHQYILFQDAEERVVGYVVLGGLTNGDGCLELVRMVAAPPGFGTGTAMARAVLAHAFGPLGAHRVGLSLFSDNACARRLFANVGFVLEGKLRDAVRGPRGYRSLTLMGMLRRDYQSGF, from the coding sequence ATACCGAAGACCCCCCGGACGGCGCCCCCCCCCTCACCAAACGTCTGGTCAGATGACCGCACCCTCGACCCAGGAGCCCGCCCTCCCCAGGGGCCGCTGACAGGACGCCCGGGCCGCCTGACCGATATGCCTTTTTTGCTGCGTCAGGAGGAACGCCCAGAAGTTGTATCCCTCGTCCCTTCCTGGCCCAAGGATCGCCACTGGAGAGCGATGAGCGATCCTGATCACCAGTATATCCTGTTTCAAGACGCTGAGGAAAGAGTGGTGGGCTACGTGGTTTTGGGAGGGCTGACCAACGGCGACGGCTGCCTTGAATTGGTGCGCATGGTGGCCGCCCCCCCTGGGTTTGGCACGGGTACCGCGATGGCGCGCGCGGTCCTGGCCCACGCCTTTGGGCCGCTGGGCGCCCATCGGGTGGGATTGTCCTTGTTTTCCGACAACGCCTGCGCCCGGCGCCTGTTCGCCAACGTCGGCTTTGTCCTGGAAGGAAAACTGCGCGATGCGGTGCGCGGCCCGCGGGGATACCGATCGTTGACCTTGATGGGGATGCTTCGGCGCGATTATCAGAGCGGCTTCTAA
- a CDS encoding DegT/DnrJ/EryC1/StrS family aminotransferase has translation MSQNLCVKLSDRLASLNECKGDVRQAMTRVLESGLTVLGPEVDAFEGAFARWLGVGAAVGVSSGTDAVMVALQVAGVRSGDRVVVDALASGASLVALTRLGAQPVRADVERATLTLAPAALEDILARESVQAVLVTHRDGHPADLPALKALCDAHRVALVEDCTEALGAAQGGRRVGCVGVSAAFCFGPERTLAALGRAGLVTCAQAEGGGALRTVRDTLLDCPMDSLQAAVLRAQLRGVDGAILRRQSIALRYDTALGPLGVVIPTERSSATHAYCRYVIRVADPQPVRAALAALGLGEEALWPFGTVADPLMPVAAQAVQQGIAVPVYPQLPAEHQRAVIAAIASAVRA, from the coding sequence GTGAGCCAAAACCTCTGCGTCAAGCTGTCCGACCGCCTTGCCTCCTTGAACGAATGCAAGGGCGACGTTCGTCAGGCGATGACCCGCGTCCTGGAGTCGGGCCTGACCGTGTTGGGGCCGGAAGTTGATGCTTTTGAAGGGGCTTTTGCCCGCTGGCTGGGGGTGGGCGCCGCCGTGGGCGTGTCCAGCGGGACCGATGCGGTCATGGTGGCCTTGCAGGTCGCCGGGGTTCGCAGCGGCGATCGGGTGGTGGTCGATGCCTTGGCCAGCGGCGCTTCTCTCGTGGCCCTGACCCGGCTGGGGGCCCAGCCCGTGCGGGCCGATGTCGAGCGTGCCACCTTGACCCTGGCCCCCGCCGCCTTGGAAGACATCCTGGCCAGGGAGTCCGTCCAGGCCGTCCTGGTCACCCACCGCGATGGTCATCCCGCCGATTTGCCGGCCCTCAAGGCGTTGTGCGATGCTCACCGTGTCGCCCTGGTTGAAGACTGCACCGAGGCCCTCGGCGCCGCCCAGGGAGGCCGTCGGGTCGGATGCGTCGGGGTGAGCGCCGCGTTTTGCTTCGGGCCGGAGCGGACCCTGGCCGCGCTCGGGCGCGCCGGGCTCGTCACCTGCGCCCAAGCCGAGGGGGGGGGAGCCCTGCGCACCGTGCGCGACACGTTGTTGGATTGCCCCATGGATTCGCTGCAAGCTGCCGTGTTGCGGGCCCAACTGCGCGGGGTGGACGGGGCCATCTTGCGCCGTCAGTCCATCGCCCTGCGCTACGACACCGCGCTGGGGCCCTTGGGGGTGGTCATTCCAACCGAGCGATCCTCGGCCACCCATGCGTATTGCCGCTACGTGATTCGCGTCGCCGATCCCCAGCCCGTGCGCGCTGCCCTGGCCGCCCTTGGTTTGGGCGAGGAGGCGCTCTGGCCGTTCGGGACGGTTGCCGATCCGTTGATGCCGGTCGCCGCCCAGGCGGTTCAGCAAGGGATTGCCGTGCCGGTTTATCCCCAGTTGCCGGCCGAGCATCAGCGGGCGGTGATTGCCGCGATTGCCTCGGCGGTGCGGGCTTAA
- a CDS encoding geranylgeranyl diphosphate reductase, with amino-acid sequence MTERSSCSCNGACAPEPAPSASPSTSPCACTCGGGCGGTVDVVVVGGGPAGATAARDLALAGFAVVLLDREGRIKPCGGAIPPRAMRDFDIPEAVLCAKVHGARMVAPSGRVVLMPIGEGYVGMVDRQTFDPWLRERAATAGARRVAGTFRALEREDDGTAVVVYRAKDAAEDAPEQRLRTRAVIGADGALSLVARAALPDETLPTVAAYHEIVRTPAGFDASVCDVWYQGRISPDFYGWVFPHGDTISVGVGTEVKGFSLRDATRLLRDAVGLSEVETLRSEGAPIPLRPRKRWDNGRDVLLAGDAAGVVAPSSGEGIYYALESGRQAARAVERFLKSGNPACLGEARRRFLWDHGLVFWILEMMQRFWYVSDERRERFVALCADPTIQRMTWDAYMNKRLSWRDPVALTRIFFKNIAHLLGLVRV; translated from the coding sequence ATGACCGAACGCTCTTCCTGCTCGTGCAACGGCGCGTGCGCGCCTGAGCCCGCTCCCTCCGCCTCTCCTTCGACTTCGCCGTGTGCCTGCACCTGTGGTGGAGGTTGCGGCGGCACTGTTGACGTGGTTGTGGTCGGCGGCGGGCCGGCCGGAGCCACGGCAGCCCGCGATCTGGCCCTGGCCGGATTTGCGGTGGTGTTGCTCGATCGCGAAGGGCGAATCAAGCCGTGCGGCGGCGCCATCCCTCCCCGGGCGATGCGCGATTTCGACATTCCCGAGGCGGTCCTGTGCGCCAAGGTCCACGGGGCTCGCATGGTGGCGCCCTCGGGCCGGGTGGTCTTAATGCCCATCGGCGAGGGCTATGTCGGCATGGTCGATCGCCAGACCTTCGATCCCTGGCTGCGCGAGCGGGCGGCCACGGCCGGTGCCCGGCGGGTGGCCGGCACCTTCCGCGCCCTAGAGCGCGAGGACGATGGTACCGCCGTGGTCGTCTATCGAGCCAAGGACGCGGCCGAGGACGCCCCGGAGCAACGCCTGCGCACCCGGGCGGTCATCGGGGCGGACGGTGCCCTCTCGTTGGTGGCCCGCGCCGCCCTGCCCGACGAGACCCTGCCCACGGTGGCGGCCTATCACGAGATCGTCCGCACGCCGGCCGGCTTCGACGCCAGTGTCTGCGATGTGTGGTATCAGGGCCGGATCTCGCCCGACTTCTACGGCTGGGTGTTCCCGCACGGCGACACCATCAGCGTGGGGGTCGGCACCGAGGTCAAGGGCTTCTCGCTGCGCGACGCGACCCGTTTGCTGCGAGACGCCGTGGGGCTCTCCGAAGTCGAGACCCTCCGCTCTGAGGGCGCCCCCATTCCCCTGCGGCCACGCAAGCGCTGGGACAATGGCCGCGATGTGCTGCTGGCCGGCGATGCCGCCGGGGTGGTGGCGCCGTCGTCGGGCGAGGGGATTTACTACGCCTTGGAAAGCGGACGGCAGGCGGCCCGCGCCGTGGAGCGGTTTCTCAAGAGCGGCAACCCAGCGTGTCTTGGTGAGGCCCGACGGCGCTTCTTGTGGGATCACGGCCTCGTGTTCTGGATCCTCGAGATGATGCAACGCTTCTGGTACGTGTCCGACGAGCGCCGCGAGCGGTTCGTCGCCCTGTGCGCCGACCCCACCATCCAACGCATGACCTGGGATGCCTACATGAACAAGCGGCTGTCTTGGCGCGACCCGGTGGCCCTGACCCGAATCTTTTTCAAAAACATTGCCCATCTCCTGGGACTGGTCCGAGTCTGA
- a CDS encoding BCD family MFS transporter, whose amino-acid sequence MTTARGGLGWLGILRLGLVQTALGAVVVLSTSTLNRVMVVEHHMLAVLPGALVTFHHALQFLRPRWGYGSDMGGRRTPWIIGGMAVLGLGGALAAVATAWMGTDPLPAIALAVLGFLLIGVGVGAAGTCLLAFLATRVVPERRAASATIVWMMMIAGFAVTAGSAGHFLDPYSGERLILVCTSVSVLAVIVTVLALFGVERNTAPVQDPTALDDTAPAKVSFREALPQVWGEKNTRGFAVFVFISMLAYSAQDLILEPFGGHVFNMTAGETTRLAGMQHSGVFAGMLLVGLAGSLLRRTIFGSLRLWTLIGCLTSTVAFVGLVAAGFLAPEWPFRAWVFFLGFATGIYAVAAIGSMMTFASQGQAGREGMRMGVWGAAQAVAMGLGGFLGTAAVDATRALVGAPTPAYQAVFAAEAVLFLVSAVLALRLGAKGSASPVAAVRGKDTGTVVIETGKQA is encoded by the coding sequence ATGACGACGGCGCGGGGCGGGCTGGGCTGGCTGGGCATCTTGCGGCTCGGACTGGTCCAAACAGCCCTGGGGGCGGTGGTGGTTCTTTCCACCTCCACCCTCAACCGCGTCATGGTCGTGGAGCACCACATGCTGGCCGTGCTCCCCGGCGCCCTCGTAACCTTCCACCACGCCCTGCAATTCCTGCGGCCCCGCTGGGGCTATGGCTCCGACATGGGCGGTCGGCGAACCCCTTGGATCATTGGCGGCATGGCCGTCCTCGGCCTGGGCGGCGCCCTGGCCGCCGTCGCCACCGCCTGGATGGGCACGGATCCCCTGCCGGCCATCGCGCTCGCTGTTCTTGGCTTCTTGCTCATCGGCGTGGGCGTGGGTGCCGCCGGCACCTGCCTTCTGGCCTTTCTCGCCACCCGGGTTGTTCCTGAGCGCCGCGCCGCTTCGGCGACCATCGTCTGGATGATGATGATCGCGGGCTTTGCCGTTACCGCCGGCAGTGCCGGCCATTTCCTCGACCCCTACTCGGGCGAGCGCCTGATCCTGGTGTGCACCAGCGTGTCGGTGTTGGCCGTAATCGTCACCGTGCTGGCCTTGTTCGGGGTCGAGCGCAATACCGCCCCAGTCCAGGACCCTACGGCCCTCGACGACACCGCCCCGGCCAAGGTCTCGTTCCGCGAGGCGCTGCCTCAGGTTTGGGGCGAGAAGAACACCCGGGGCTTCGCCGTCTTCGTCTTTATCTCCATGCTGGCCTACAGCGCCCAGGATCTAATCTTGGAGCCGTTCGGCGGCCATGTGTTCAACATGACGGCGGGCGAGACCACACGCTTGGCCGGCATGCAGCATTCCGGGGTGTTCGCCGGCATGCTGCTGGTTGGACTGGCGGGCAGTCTGCTGCGGCGCACCATCTTCGGCTCTTTGCGCCTGTGGACTCTGATCGGCTGCCTCACCTCGACGGTCGCCTTTGTCGGGCTGGTGGCGGCGGGCTTCCTGGCACCGGAGTGGCCGTTCCGGGCCTGGGTGTTTTTCCTGGGCTTTGCCACCGGAATCTATGCGGTGGCGGCCATCGGCTCGATGATGACCTTCGCCAGCCAGGGCCAAGCCGGCCGCGAGGGCATGCGTATGGGCGTGTGGGGCGCGGCGCAGGCCGTGGCCATGGGCCTGGGCGGTTTCCTCGGGACCGCCGCCGTTGATGCCACGCGCGCCTTGGTCGGCGCTCCCACGCCAGCCTATCAGGCGGTTTTCGCGGCCGAAGCCGTTTTGTTCCTGGTCTCGGCCGTCCTGGCCCTGCGGCTGGGCGCCAAGGGATCGGCCTCTCCCGTCGCCGCCGTGCGCGGGAAAGACACCGGCACCGTTGTGATCGAAACCGGAAAACAGGCATGA